In Carcharodon carcharias isolate sCarCar2 chromosome 29 unlocalized genomic scaffold, sCarCar2.pri SUPER_29_unloc_3, whole genome shotgun sequence, the following proteins share a genomic window:
- the LOC121274100 gene encoding sialic acid-binding Ig-like lectin 13 has protein sequence MIGKSYFLLSLLQVGLSQEWKGDTPREVTAQEGSCVQIPCHYSYPSCLENQLRGGVWFNNEKQIPWAPIAFHSKDHSHELPRFHHRTQLSGDLKDGDCSLIINNIRREDAGPYFFRIEFDNGPSHNYYPVTQLHVSDFTDKPTIFPAEIIAGKRVDVSCTFNTTCNGTAAPVLTWDTPTDVPASVSTSVLTLIPSLKHHGHTLSCRVRYPSVSSERTLVLTVQQKYRHPSFYISDSPVLPRY, from the exons ATGATCGGGAAATCTTACTTCCTCCTGTCCCTTCTCCAAG TTGGACTGTCACAAGAGTGGAAAG GTGACACTCCACGAGAGGTGACAGCGCAGGAAGGTTCGTGTGTACAGATTCCATGTCATTACAGTTATCCATCGTGTCTGGAAAACCAACTGCGAGGTGGAGTCTGGTTTAATAATGAGAAACAGATTCCCTGGGCTCCCATTGCCTTTCACTCCAAGGATCACAGTCACGAGTTACCACGGTTCCACCATCGGACCCAGCTGTCTGGAGACCTGAAAGATGGCGACTGTTCCCTGATTATAAACAACATCAGACGGGAAGATGCAGGACCTTATTTTTTCAGAATAGAATTTGACAATGGTCCGAGCCATAACTATTACCCTGTAACCCAGCTTCATGTTTCTG ATTTCACAGATAAACCCACGATATTCCCTGCTGAAATTATTGCAGGAAAGCGTGTGGATGTAAGCTGCACCTTCAACACAACGTGCAATGGAACAGCAGCACCTGTCTTAACCTGGGACACTCCCACTGACGTACCTGCATCAGTCTCAACTTCTGTTCTGACCCTGATCCCATCACTCAAACACCACGGAcacactctcagctgcagagtgagaTATCCATCTGTTTCATCGGAGCGGACCCTCGTACTAACTGTGCAACAGAAGTACAGACATCCTTCATTCTACATTAGCGACAGTCCAGTACTCCCCCGGTACTGa